The sequence TCAGGTGGAACCCTCCACACTGTGGACTGGACACCAGTTTGGGCTGGGCACAGAAATCTTTGTTACTATGCTACCTGTAATGAGGTCGTgggagtgtgtgagtgtgtgtggaggGGCTATCTACACAGTGTGTTTCTGCCCCTTTGTAttccacatacacacacgtgtTTATCTTTAGAGACGTGTGCCCCATCTAAGTTGTTTCTCCAGATTTATTTGCCCCTCTCTCTCCCAGAGCTGCTGTCCCCCTGGTATGACCGCACACAGTGCGACATCAATCTTGTGCACCTGGAGCGCCCTGCCTGGCCAGGCCTCGGGCTCCCTGTGCACACATGCCCAGATCCTTATCTCTCTGTGTCCATGCCCGAGGATCAGCCCAAGCCCACAAAAGCTGGTGCACCACAGTGTGCCCGCACGCCGAGGCTGGGGAGGGCCCGTGGCGGTGGCCACGCCCagggcgcacacacacactggagCACATGAATGCCTCCTCGAGGGCTGCTGGTAGGGCTGTTATTGACAAGGCAAGATGTCCAGGGTGCCCCTCCTGCCACCCACACACTCACCTCAGACCTGGGAGAGGCCAGTGTCTGTCCCTACTGCCCCATCCGATGCTCTGGGCTCTGACGGCCTCAGGGAACTTGAGTTTGGGAACTGTTTATTTCAGACTTACCGGAGTGGCCAGTGTGGCAACGATCACTCAGGGGGCCAGGTCCTGGGACCTATCCCCTGGACACCTGTCCTGCTGAAAGGTCAGCAGTGGCCGCCTATGGCACCAGGGTGAGATGGAGCGGGGAACAGGACTGGGCTCTGGCAGTGGGGAAAGGGTAGCTTCTCTCTGGTTGTGTTTGGTGGCAGGTGGGAGGTGCATGAACAAAAAGACAGTGTTAGAAGTCCCCCCTCTATGGTCGAGGGACATGTGGGTGAACACACAGGAACATGAATGTGCCCCACCCAGGGGTGGGGCCCATGTGCACAGGTGGAGGGCTCAGGCATGTGTGTGCTCGGTCCCAGGTCatgtgaagtgtgtgtgtgtgtgtgtgtgtgtgtgtgtgtgtatgcacgcgCACCGGCCACACAGGTATGAACTCCTGgcacaccccagcccagctcagACAGTCACCCTCCCCTGCACGTGGCTGTTCGGGCCCTGTCTGCCCTGGCCTGTGTGCATGTCAGTGTGGCCATACATGTGTCGCCCCCAGGTCAGCTGTCCTGAGCAGGGGAGCTTGCCTGCCTGTTCCCAGAATGCCCTTCCACAGGACAGGAAGTCTGCCCGGGGTCTGGCCACagccttcctgctcctcctcaggTTTTGGTGACATCAGAGCAGGCCCCAATATCCAGTCCATTCTCTCTTCCTGCTGCCCAGCCAGGATCCCCTTTGAACCCAGGTGTTTCTGGAAGTCCCGCAGCCTTGGGGCCAGAAGGAGAAGGGTGGAGCTGCGGCTGGGTGGCACTAGGCCCACCACTGCctatctctgggcctcaggtggACCAGGGGATCCCCAAGGGGCTGCTGTGCCCCAACTTTCTACGAGTCCCACACATTGCGTGATGTGTTTGCGTGTTGGCTGTCGTTGTCTGTGTGTCCCAGAATGTCATCTGGGGTCTGGTGTCTTTTGCATGTTCTTGGACAAGTGTGTGCTGCCCACCCTCCACGCACTTCCAGCCGGCAAACCCACGTGTGCCCCGCGGGTGGTCCCGGGCCTGGCCAGGGCTCAGTGCATCCCCACCCCGTCCCCCACCCTGTCCCTGACCCCTGCCTCTCACAAAGCACACTGCGTGTCCATCCCATGTGCCCGTGGGGCGGTGTGCGCTCTCGCCATGCCTCGAGCTGTGCACATGATGTGTTCTATGCATTCACCCTGCCCCCTGCCTGCCCCGCACAGGACCAGATGGGTGGCCCCCGGCTCCTCCTacccccctgcccctgcccgctGTGCAGCCGTGTGCGTTGGCGTGTGTTTCTGTGTCGCTGGCGTGTCACGTGACGTAGCTGTGTTTGCTGACATGAGCCCCTGCCCcgtctgtttctctgttggtttctagagctctctccctcccctctccagaGGGGACAGGACTCCTAGGGCCTGGCTGGGGGCCCAGAGCCAGGTCGCCCTCTCCTGTCAGCCCTCAGAGCCCCATTTCTATTGGTGACCAAGTTGCAAACGGATAAAACACAGGAAAATTctgcccctcccagccctgcATGTCCTGTCCCcagaacccccccacccccaccccgggccGGTTGGGCCCCGTGGGACGGGAGAAATAGCAACCAATCCAACAGCGGGCGTGCCGTGTGCTCACTTCCTTCTGTCCCCACCCGGGACAGGGGCGCcgtggggagggggagatgcGTGGGGGGAGGAGTGGGGAGCTGGACAGACCAGTGGACACAGGCTTGGACAAGGATTTTAATCCAGGGCATGGCCAGGTACAGCATTCCCGGGGCACCCTCAGCAGAGCACTAACACGATGGCAGGAACTGAATGTGGGTGGAGGGGTGAGATGTAGTAAAAACCTACTGATTTCCTCAGCCTTCGTTGAGGGGAATTCAAAGATAAATGTCTAAAggtgatacattttttaaaacaatgggaATATAACTCCCCAAGGAGGGACGAAGGTTGTGGAGGAGCCAGAGAAGCCTCTCCACTCTGACCCTGGGCCTGAAGATCCACCCGGATGGCTGGAGACCAGCGTGTGGCCTGTGGAGCCTCTGCCTGCTTCCAGCTGGAAAAGCCCCAGCGGGACAGGCAGTTGGGACCATCCAGGTGGCAGAACCCGGGTTGAGAGTGAAGTCACTCTGGTCCCAAACCCCTGCCCTAGAACTTGGAGGCATCAGGACCCAATGCAGACCCAGGGCTTGTGGACTTAAAGTGTGGTGGGCTCCAGACAGCCGGTCTGGTGCCAGAGCCCTGCCTCCAGCTCTGGACTACAGTCATCCCTCCCAGCCAGGGGTGTGGGCCGGGGCCTGGGTGGAGGCACTGGACGGGTCTCCAGGCCCCGGCCCTAGATCACTGGGCTGAGCCCTCCGTGGCCTTCACCCAGAGGATGGTGCGGGTCCGGCTGTCCTCCCATGAGAACAGGGGCTCATAGCCAAAATGGCGCTGAGCCTTGTCGGTGCTGACGGTGAAGGTGGTGTTGGCCACAGCCAGTGTGTAGGGGTTCAGCAGGGGCGCGTAGAGCAGCAGCGGCCGCAGCAGCCACTGCAGCAGGGCGTTGAGCGCAGCCAGGAGCACCAGCAGCCAGTAGGGCAACAGCGGGCGGGTGCCCACCAGCCGCAGTCCACAGGGGCCCAGGAACTCCATGTTGAAATCCTCGTAGCTCTTGTAGGGTGATGCGTCATAGCAGAAGTACACCTGGCCACCTATCAGTGCCGCGCGCTGCTCCATCTCCCGGGCCACCAGCACGTGCATCCAGGCCACGTTGCCTGTCCATGGGGGAAGGGAGCGGACATGTCCCTGAGAGCCCTTGTGACCATGCAGATGCTGCCCACATCTCCACTATGGCCTGGTAAAGGTTGCTTTTCCCCCAGCCCCTATAgccacttgctgtcctgggccaGCTGTCCTTCTTTTGGTCCTGTGTAGAAGCTGCCCCCTCTTCTCCTGGGGAGATGCTGCTCCCACAGCTGCAATCCTCTCCTGGACTTGTGACATGCATTTTGTCAGCCTTTCCTAACTTGCATGGATACTGTTTCCACCGTGCCTGCACAGTGCCCACCTTGGCTCATGAACAGACTATCCTTTTCCAGCCAGGTGCACACGGCCCTCCCAGAACCACCCCCTTCTAGAGCAGGTCCTCCTACCCTGGTCTTAGCCTCTCCCTGCCTGTCCCAGTTCTCACCCACATAGACCCGGCCGTGCTCCACAGAGGCCGAGACAGCCCGGAAGAGCCGGCCCCCCAGGCGCAGGCCCTGGCGGTAGAAGTCCCTCATGATCTGGTGGCCTTCACCGTAGATGCCCGTGGGACGCAGGGCACATGTCACCAGGGGCAGCCCCCCGCGGACCTGGTGGCAAAAGGCAGGCATTGCTAATACCCAGACCGGGTGGTTTGCTCTCTGGCCTGGCCTCATCAGGCTGGAGATGGAAGGGAGGTGCCTGGAGCAGGTTGCAAATAATCTCCTGTGCCTGGCAGTGGCGCCCAAGGCCCTCTCTGCTCTCACCTTCCTTCCATTGGCCTCCAGGACCAGCCGCTCAGCCAGGGCCTTGCTGCGAGGATAGGGGTGCTTGTGTATTGCTTCATATGGGGTGTCCTCATTGCCcctagggagagagaggaaagacttAATGCTGATGGGAAATGGGCTGTTAAAATATTGGGAGACCTCAGCTCACCTGTAGAAGGGGTGGCCTTTGGTGTTAGGCCCCACAACTTCCATGCTGCTGGTGTAGACCAGGAACTGTGTTCCAGTCTGTACACAAGCCTCGATCACGTTCTGTGTACCTGGGAGAAGTGGGGTGGATCCAAGCTGAGGTTTCCTCCCTCTCCacatccttcccctccccatctcAGGTCCAGGGAAACCACAGTGGGTCAGGTGGTAGCAACAGAGCTGTCAACAGGACAGGTTGTCACACGGGAATCACAAGAGGTCATGGTCAAAGAGGGGGTGGGGAACAAACAGGCGAGATCAGGCCATGCCTCAGGGACTGGGAAGTGTGATTAGACCTGGGAGGGCCCTCACCCTGCACGTTGACCTCGTGGATGGTCTTGGGACTGGCCCTCCCAAACACGTCCACGAGCCCAGCTGTGTGGATGACCACATGGGCTCCGGCCACAGCTGCTGTCACCTCGTGGGCCTGGGTCACATCCCCCTGGATGGCAGTCACCTGCACGGGCCCTGGTGGGGCATGGGGGAGGCCAGAGGCAATGTCAGAGCCAAGGCCAGCTGCTGGGTTCCGCCTGCACCCTCGGGAGCCACGTTCCCAGTGTGACTCATTCGTCCATCCATGTGGACTGGAGAACATAAACAGGGATCAGCTTTTCTACCACAGGGGTGGGGATCCTGGCTtgggaggggatggggaaggggatcCATGCCTTCTTCCCTCCACAATCACCTGTCTTCAGGTCCTCCAGCCAGGGACCCAAGTGTAGGTCAAAGACCCGGATCTCATGGAGCCGGGGCTCCCGCTGCAACAGCATTCGCACCACATGCTCCCCCAAGAAGCCACAGCCGCCTGTGACCAGGTACACCAACTTCTGGGCCTGGGCAGAGTCTGCCATGCCTGGCTGAGGAAGAGACCTTGCTTCACTTGAGTTGCCTGCTGCCACCTGCCCCAGTCACCTGTCCTCCCAGACAGGGCCCGCTGGCTTGGCAGACAGGAGTACAGTGACATTGGGGCGGGGAGGCAGAACTCTCCAAAGCTGCTGCCATAGGTGCAGGAGCCAGGCCTGACCCTGTTACCTGCTGAGTTCTTAAGAGGGGTAAGGGATGGGGCTGCGGGAAGTGGTCAAGGTTTGAGGTGGATGGGGAGAGAAGTTTCAGGGTAAAAATGGAGGGTGGGAAGGCAGGGAGGTGGAAGTCGAGAGGAAGGTATAGAAAAGTGGGAAGGGCCACCTTTGTCCCTCGGATCACCTCTGCCTACCTGCGGCCACTGTCCGAGGGTGCCTCAACTGGCCACCAGACGGTCAGTCTTCTTTTGTCGCCTGGGCCCGCCAGCCAGCAACACATCATCCCACTTCCgcttgctcctcctcctcctccctcctggcCCATTCCAGGAACAGACCAGCCCAGCtgccaccccctccacccccactcttGCCATGGGGTGCCCCCTGGTGGCCACTCTGCCTCTATGGCATCAGGTTCCAGCAAAGAACCTGGAAGACGAAAAAGCCAGAACTGCTGGGTGGGCGCTGAGGGGTTTGGGCCCATGGGATGGAGCCTGCAGGGTGACCTCATTCCCACTGCCTGACCCCAGTCCCTCCCTtctgctggagctccagcagcagCTGCGGTTCTGGAGAGGCAGACAGGCCTGACCTTGGCTTGGCTCTGGCAGGCACTGGGAGGGATTTCTGGCATAGCTGGGGCAGCCTGTCAGGTGGCCCAAAGCAATGGCACTGGGTCTGTGGGTCTAGGCTGTTGCCCGAAAGCCCCTTTCCACAACCCAAACTTCAGACCACCCATTTCCCCCTCTTCATCTTGCCCCACCCTCTGTatccccaacccccatccctccCTGCTCTTCCCCAGAGATATGGACCAAGAACTTTTGTACAATAAAGTTTAATCACAATTATAAAAATGTGGCATTGGGTTTGCACTATTAACATATGTACAATCCAGCCCAACAGGAAGGGCCcaccccccaccatcctggcCTGGCTGAGCCACAGCcgccagacaccagggtggaaggGTGACCCACAGGGTCTGGCAGGAACAGAAGACGAGGCAGGGTTCCAGGCACAGAGTCCCCAGGACTGGGGGTGCAGGGCCCCCCCCAGGGGAGAACATGGCCACTGCCCCGAGAGACCCCTATACTGGGGAGGGGTGCACGTGGGGCACAAAGGAAAGTCCCCATTAACACAAAGCGAGAGGGCTGTGCAGCCCCCACAAGAACAGGATCTGTACAGGCCGGCACCCCAGGTTTCCACAGGAAACAGCTGCTGGCAGCTACAAAACATTTACAGCTTCTTCTccgcaaagaaaaaaaattaggaggTGGGTTGGCAGGGGCGACAAGGGAGGCAGAAGCTGCCTCAAGGGACTGAGGCTCCCTTACTGGGCTCAGGGCCCCCCAAACCCACACTGGGAGATGGGGGCATGAGGGCCCTGCTGAGCCCACTAAGGCTGGGGGTGCTGGGAGCTCAGGGCACCAAGGGGGAATAAATAGGGGTGTGGGCACCAGTCCTGCCCACCTCAGTTGAGGGAGCCACGGCAGCTCTCGGTGCCACACAGACACGGAATCTTGTTGTCCTCCAGTGGGAACTTGTAGTCGTAGGTGATCTCCTCGTCCACGCCGATGGGCTGCTTGGAGTAAATCACGATCTTCTTCTGCGACTCAATGGTGATCACCTTGGCATAACAGTTGGGCTGTAGCGGGGAGGGCAGTGTGAGCCATGGCCCACCTTCCCCTTGCCCATCCCCCGCCCAGTTTCCAGCTCCCAGCGCACCGTGCAGCAGTGGTTGATGAACCTCGCCAGGTTGCCACACTTGGTGGCATCGATGATGGTGTCATGGTCCACCCGGAACAGGTAGCTGCTGCCTATGCCCTCCTGCACGTAGCGCTTCTCCCGCATGTCGGCCACCATCTGGGACGGAGGGATGCAGACGGTTGCAGACCTGCCCCTTGACCTCCTACTGGACCAGGCCTGAGGCCACCAGCCCCTCTAGACAGTCTATCAGCCACCACCCCAGTGACCCGCATTAGCCAGGTCTGGACCTGTGTTTCTGATTCTGGCTCCCACGAACCCAAGGCCT comes from Cynocephalus volans isolate mCynVol1 chromosome 6, mCynVol1.pri, whole genome shotgun sequence and encodes:
- the HSD3B7 gene encoding 3 beta-hydroxysteroid dehydrogenase type 7 isoform X1 — its product is MADSAQAQKLVYLVTGGCGFLGEHVVRMLLQREPRLHEIRVFDLHLGPWLEDLKTGPVQVTAIQGDVTQAHEVTAAVAGAHVVIHTAGLVDVFGRASPKTIHEVNVQGTQNVIEACVQTGTQFLVYTSSMEVVGPNTKGHPFYSIKSFLSLPRGNEDTPYEAIHKHPYPRSKALAERLVLEANGRKVRGGLPLVTCALRPTGIYGEGHQIMRDFYRQGLRLGGRLFRAVSASVEHGRVYVGNVAWMHVLVAREMEQRAALIGGQVYFCYDASPYKSYEDFNMEFLGPCGLRLVGTRPLLPYWLLVLLAALNALLQWLLRPLLLYAPLLNPYTLAVANTTFTVSTDKAQRHFGYEPLFSWEDSRTRTILWVKATEGSAQ
- the HSD3B7 gene encoding 3 beta-hydroxysteroid dehydrogenase type 7 isoform X3 — encoded protein: MADSAQAQKLVYLVTGGCGFLGEHVVRMLLQREPRLHEIRVFDLHLGPWLEDLKTGTQNVIEACVQTGTQFLVYTSSMEVVGPNTKGHPFYSIKSFLSLPRGNEDTPYEAIHKHPYPRSKALAERLVLEANGRKVRGGLPLVTCALRPTGIYGEGHQIMRDFYRQGLRLGGRLFRAVSASVEHGRVYVGNVAWMHVLVAREMEQRAALIGGQVYFCYDASPYKSYEDFNMEFLGPCGLRLVGTRPLLPYWLLVLLAALNALLQWLLRPLLLYAPLLNPYTLAVANTTFTVSTDKAQRHFGYEPLFSWEDSRTRTILWVKATEGSAQ
- the HSD3B7 gene encoding 3 beta-hydroxysteroid dehydrogenase type 7 isoform X5, with protein sequence MADSAQAQKLVYLVTGGCGFLGEHVVRMLLQREPRLHEIRVFDLHLGPWLEDLKTGPVQVTAIQGDVTQAHEVTAAVAGAHVVIHTAGLVDVFGRASPKTIHEVNVQGTQNVIEACVQTGTQFLVYTSSMEVVGPNTKGHPFYRGNEDTPYEAIHKHPYPRSKALAERLVLEANGRKATWPGCTCWWPGRWSSARH
- the HSD3B7 gene encoding 3 beta-hydroxysteroid dehydrogenase type 7 isoform X4, with product MADSAQAQKLVYLVTGGCGFLGEHVVRMLLQREPRLHEIRVFDLHLGPWLEDLKTGTQNVIEACVQTGTQFLVYTSSMEVVGPNTKGHPFYRGNEDTPYEAIHKHPYPRSKALAERLVLEANGRKVRGGLPLVTCALRPTGIYGEGHQIMRDFYRQGLRLGGRLFRAVSASVEHGRVYVGNVAWMHVLVAREMEQRAALIGGQVYFCYDASPYKSYEDFNMEFLGPCGLRLVGTRPLLPYWLLVLLAALNALLQWLLRPLLLYAPLLNPYTLAVANTTFTVSTDKAQRHFGYEPLFSWEDSRTRTILWVKATEGSAQ
- the HSD3B7 gene encoding 3 beta-hydroxysteroid dehydrogenase type 7 isoform X2, which encodes MADSAQAQKLVYLVTGGCGFLGEHVVRMLLQREPRLHEIRVFDLHLGPWLEDLKTGPVQVTAIQGDVTQAHEVTAAVAGAHVVIHTAGLVDVFGRASPKTIHEVNVQGTQNVIEACVQTGTQFLVYTSSMEVVGPNTKGHPFYRGNEDTPYEAIHKHPYPRSKALAERLVLEANGRKVRGGLPLVTCALRPTGIYGEGHQIMRDFYRQGLRLGGRLFRAVSASVEHGRVYVGNVAWMHVLVAREMEQRAALIGGQVYFCYDASPYKSYEDFNMEFLGPCGLRLVGTRPLLPYWLLVLLAALNALLQWLLRPLLLYAPLLNPYTLAVANTTFTVSTDKAQRHFGYEPLFSWEDSRTRTILWVKATEGSAQ